A genomic region of Microlunatus sagamiharensis contains the following coding sequences:
- the treZ gene encoding malto-oligosyltrehalose trehalohydrolase gives MSIPQFAVWAPVPSTVTLHLRPVGGTATTLPMVRDEEGWWTVDGTLPAGPSGEPGVGEFDYGYELDGSGEVRPDPRSRRQPEGVHGWSRTYDPFAFGWTDERWTGRQLPGGVIYEMHVGTFTPDGTLDSAIGKLDHLVELGIDFVEIMPVNDYNGTWNWGYDGVLWFAVHEAYGGPEAYQRFVDACHARGMGVIQDVVYNHMGPSGNYLPEFGPYLNAGGTNTWGESPNLDGEDSDEVRAYIVDNVHQWLRDYHVDGLRLDAVHALHDTRATHILEELAIEAEVLSAFVGRPLSLIAESDLNDPRLITSREGGGYGLDAQWSDDFHHALYVSLTGDTSGYYADFDSLEALGKVTEAGFFHTGTRSSFRGRSHGSPIDTLRTRTWRLVVCSDNHDQIGNRATGARLSTRLTTDQLSIAAVVTLLSPFTPMIFMGEEWGASTPWQFFTSHPEPELASAVQEGRKEEFKAMAWDTSNIPDPQDPQTFHGSKLDWSEPTGGDHATLLDLYRRLLEIRRTVPAFTDPRFDAGHSRSDDDEGWLVLRRDDVVVAVNFGSDAAEVGLDEPVTRHLLSVGSTEVEGRTLHLGPTSAFVAQVELPNLPTSFTPGG, from the coding sequence GTGAGCATCCCCCAGTTCGCCGTGTGGGCACCCGTGCCGAGCACGGTGACCCTGCACCTCCGCCCCGTCGGCGGCACCGCGACGACCCTGCCGATGGTCCGCGACGAGGAGGGCTGGTGGACCGTCGACGGAACCCTCCCCGCCGGCCCCTCGGGCGAGCCCGGCGTCGGTGAGTTCGACTACGGCTACGAGCTCGACGGCTCCGGCGAGGTGCGGCCCGACCCGCGTTCGCGTCGCCAGCCCGAGGGCGTGCACGGCTGGTCGCGCACGTACGACCCCTTCGCCTTCGGCTGGACCGACGAGCGCTGGACCGGCCGGCAGCTGCCGGGCGGCGTGATCTACGAGATGCACGTCGGGACGTTCACCCCCGACGGCACCCTCGACTCCGCGATCGGCAAGCTCGACCACCTCGTCGAGCTGGGCATCGACTTCGTCGAGATCATGCCGGTCAACGACTACAACGGCACCTGGAACTGGGGCTACGACGGCGTCCTGTGGTTCGCCGTGCACGAGGCGTACGGCGGCCCCGAGGCCTACCAGCGCTTCGTCGACGCCTGCCACGCGCGCGGGATGGGCGTCATCCAGGACGTCGTCTACAACCACATGGGCCCGAGCGGCAACTACCTGCCCGAGTTCGGCCCGTACCTCAACGCCGGCGGCACGAACACCTGGGGCGAGTCCCCGAACCTCGACGGCGAGGACTCCGACGAGGTCCGCGCCTACATCGTCGACAACGTGCACCAGTGGCTGCGCGACTACCACGTCGACGGCCTGCGCCTCGACGCCGTGCACGCCCTGCACGACACCCGCGCGACCCACATCCTCGAGGAGCTCGCGATCGAGGCCGAGGTGCTCAGCGCCTTCGTCGGCCGGCCGCTGTCGCTCATCGCGGAGTCCGACCTCAACGACCCGCGCCTGATCACCTCGCGCGAGGGCGGCGGCTACGGCCTCGACGCCCAGTGGAGCGACGACTTCCACCACGCCCTCTACGTCAGCCTCACCGGCGACACGAGCGGCTACTACGCCGACTTCGACTCCCTCGAGGCGCTCGGCAAGGTCACCGAGGCGGGCTTCTTCCACACCGGTACGCGCTCGTCGTTCCGCGGCCGCAGCCACGGCAGCCCCATCGACACCCTGCGTACGCGCACCTGGCGCCTGGTCGTCTGCTCCGACAACCACGACCAGATCGGCAACCGGGCGACCGGCGCGCGGCTGTCGACGCGGCTGACCACCGACCAGCTCTCGATCGCGGCGGTCGTCACGCTGCTCAGCCCCTTCACCCCGATGATCTTCATGGGCGAGGAGTGGGGCGCGAGCACGCCCTGGCAGTTCTTCACCTCCCACCCCGAGCCCGAGCTGGCCTCGGCGGTCCAGGAGGGGCGCAAGGAGGAGTTCAAGGCCATGGCCTGGGACACCTCGAACATCCCCGACCCGCAGGACCCGCAGACCTTCCACGGCTCCAAGCTCGACTGGTCCGAGCCCACCGGCGGGGACCATGCGACGCTGCTCGACCTCTACCGGCGCCTGCTCGAGATCCGGCGGACCGTGCCGGCCTTCACCGACCCGCGCTTCGACGCCGGGCACTCCCGCTCCGACGACGACGAGGGCTGGCTCGTGCTGCGACGCGACGACGTGGTCGTGGCCGTGAACTTCGGCAGCGACGCCGCCGAGGTGGGTCTCGACGAGCCCGTCACCCGGCACCTGCTCTCGGTCGGCTCGACCGAGGTCGAGGGCCGCACGCTGCACCTGGGCCCGACCAGCGCCTTCGTCGCGCAGGTCGAGCTGCCGAACCTCCCGACGTCCTTCACGCCCGGCGGCTAG
- a CDS encoding FAS1-like dehydratase domain-containing protein produces the protein MPITPDHAGKVYAPTAPYEVTRVKLAEFAAAVGEPDLLEEAHPAAPPTFAAVVTNAAWDSLFTDPELDLSLRRVVHADQQFRYARPLRAGDVVTATLRIDKVRVRGAAEIVSVTVDVDDALGSPVLSAASTFLHTREAVA, from the coding sequence GCCCGACCACGCCGGAAAGGTGTACGCGCCCACCGCGCCGTACGAGGTCACCCGGGTCAAGCTGGCCGAGTTCGCCGCGGCCGTCGGCGAGCCCGACCTCCTCGAGGAGGCCCACCCGGCAGCGCCGCCGACCTTCGCCGCGGTCGTCACCAACGCGGCCTGGGACTCGCTGTTCACCGATCCCGAGCTCGACCTGAGCCTGCGCCGGGTCGTGCACGCCGACCAGCAGTTCCGCTACGCCCGGCCGCTCCGCGCCGGCGACGTCGTGACCGCGACACTGCGCATCGACAAGGTGCGGGTCCGCGGCGCGGCCGAGATCGTCTCGGTGACCGTCGACGTCGACGACGCCCTCGGGTCGCCCGTCCTCAGCGCCGCGTCCACGTTCCTGCACACGCGCGAGGCGGTGGCGTGA
- a CDS encoding response regulator transcription factor has product MRVLLVEDEALLARTVVAGLVAEGFRVDHHANGVDGLWAATENHYDVVVLDIMLPGLNGYDVLKRLRAREVWTPVLMLTAKDGEYDQTDAFELGADDYLTKPFTFSLLVARLHALARRGPGTRPTVLKVGSLALDPVRRTVHRGATEVPLTAREFGLLEYLARNAGATLTKGQILDNVWDPAFEGGMNVVEIYVGYLRRKIDEPFGLSTLTTIRGVGYRLVADDTAEPVRVPSGPLRGRGARR; this is encoded by the coding sequence ATGCGGGTGCTGCTGGTGGAGGACGAGGCGCTGCTGGCGCGGACCGTCGTGGCCGGGCTGGTGGCGGAGGGCTTCCGCGTCGACCACCACGCCAACGGCGTCGACGGGCTGTGGGCGGCCACCGAGAACCACTACGACGTCGTCGTGCTCGACATCATGCTGCCGGGCCTCAACGGCTACGACGTGCTCAAGCGGCTGCGGGCCCGCGAGGTCTGGACCCCCGTGCTGATGCTGACGGCGAAGGACGGCGAGTACGACCAGACCGACGCCTTCGAGCTCGGCGCCGACGACTACCTGACCAAGCCCTTCACCTTCTCGCTCCTGGTCGCCCGGCTGCACGCGCTCGCGCGCCGCGGACCGGGGACGCGTCCGACGGTGCTGAAGGTGGGTTCGCTGGCGCTCGACCCCGTCCGCCGGACGGTCCACCGCGGCGCCACGGAGGTGCCGCTGACCGCGCGCGAGTTCGGCCTGCTCGAGTACCTGGCCCGCAACGCCGGAGCGACGCTCACCAAGGGCCAGATCCTCGACAACGTCTGGGACCCCGCCTTCGAGGGCGGGATGAACGTCGTCGAGATCTACGTCGGCTACCTGCGGCGCAAGATCGACGAACCGTTCGGCCTCAGCACGCTGACCACGATCCGCGGCGTCGGCTACCGCCTGGTCGCCGACGACACCGCCGAGCCGGTCCGCGTCCCGAGCGGTCCCCTGCGCGGCCGCGGCGCCCGGCGCTGA
- a CDS encoding UDP-N-acetylmuramate dehydrogenase, protein MTTSVLDGLGGLEVRHDVPLASLTTLRVGGAARDLVEVTTSAQLVEVVRALDAAGEPVLVLGGGSNLLVGDAGFDGTVVKVATRGVRDDVAACSGAVLTVEAGEPWDPFVALTVERGFSGMEALSGIPGSVGATPIQNVGAYGAEVGQHVTTVRTLDRSTGKVRTLFAVECGFGYRSSVFKAQPGRFVVLDVTFQLRLGSLSAPVRYPELARVLGVEVGARVPAADVREAVLGLRSSKGMVLDDADPDTWSAGSFFTNPVLDEAAADALPEGAPRFAQPGGQVKTSAAWLIDHAGFAKGFGDGPARLSTKHTLALTNRGTAHASDVVALARQVRDGVREAYGITLEPEPVLVGCEL, encoded by the coding sequence GTGACCACGTCGGTGCTCGACGGGCTCGGCGGGCTCGAGGTGCGGCACGACGTCCCGCTCGCGAGCCTCACGACCCTGCGCGTGGGCGGCGCTGCCCGCGACCTCGTCGAGGTGACCACGAGCGCCCAGCTGGTCGAGGTCGTGCGCGCGCTCGACGCGGCCGGCGAGCCCGTCCTGGTGCTCGGCGGCGGGTCGAACCTCCTCGTCGGCGACGCCGGCTTCGACGGAACCGTGGTCAAGGTCGCCACCCGTGGCGTGCGCGACGACGTCGCCGCCTGCTCCGGCGCGGTGCTCACCGTCGAGGCGGGGGAGCCGTGGGACCCGTTCGTGGCGCTGACCGTCGAGCGGGGGTTCAGCGGGATGGAGGCCCTGTCCGGGATCCCGGGCTCGGTCGGCGCGACCCCGATCCAGAACGTCGGCGCGTACGGGGCGGAGGTCGGCCAGCACGTCACCACCGTCCGCACGCTCGACCGCAGCACGGGGAAGGTCCGGACCCTCTTCGCCGTCGAGTGCGGGTTCGGCTACCGCAGCTCGGTCTTCAAGGCCCAGCCCGGCCGGTTCGTGGTGCTCGACGTGACCTTCCAGCTCAGGCTGGGCTCGCTGTCGGCCCCGGTCCGCTACCCCGAGCTGGCCCGCGTCCTCGGCGTCGAGGTCGGCGCCCGGGTGCCCGCCGCGGACGTGCGCGAGGCCGTGCTCGGGCTGCGCTCCTCCAAGGGCATGGTGCTCGACGACGCCGACCCCGACACCTGGAGCGCGGGCTCCTTCTTCACCAACCCGGTGCTCGACGAGGCCGCCGCCGACGCGCTGCCCGAGGGCGCGCCGCGCTTCGCGCAGCCGGGCGGGCAGGTCAAGACCAGCGCCGCGTGGCTGATCGACCACGCGGGCTTCGCCAAGGGCTTCGGCGACGGGCCCGCCCGGCTGTCGACCAAGCACACGCTCGCGCTCACCAACCGCGGCACCGCCCACGCCTCCGACGTGGTCGCGCTGGCCCGCCAGGTCCGCGACGGGGTCCGCGAGGCGTACGGGATCACGCTCGAGCCCGAGCCCGTCCTCGTCGGCTGCGAGCTCTGA
- a CDS encoding MaoC/PaaZ C-terminal domain-containing protein, translating to MSAGPEVGTVLPALSVHLTRESLVRYAGASGDFNPIHYSDHAATSLGLPGVVAHGMLTMAVAARAVTAWAGPDARLVSYAVRFTKPVPVPDDGVGAELQVSGSVTAADAETTTVTLEATCGGEKVLGAARVVLGVDPA from the coding sequence GTGAGCGCGGGCCCCGAGGTCGGCACGGTGCTGCCGGCGCTGTCGGTGCACCTCACGCGTGAGTCCCTCGTGCGCTACGCCGGCGCGTCCGGCGACTTCAACCCGATCCACTACTCCGACCACGCGGCGACCTCGCTGGGCCTGCCCGGCGTCGTCGCCCACGGGATGCTGACCATGGCCGTCGCCGCCCGTGCGGTGACCGCCTGGGCCGGGCCCGACGCGCGGCTCGTGTCGTACGCGGTGCGCTTCACCAAGCCGGTCCCCGTGCCCGACGACGGCGTGGGCGCCGAGCTGCAGGTGAGCGGCAGCGTCACCGCCGCGGACGCCGAGACCACCACGGTCACGCTCGAGGCGACCTGCGGCGGCGAGAAGGTGCTCGGTGCGGCCCGCGTCGTGCTCGGGGTGGACCCCGCGTGA